One Onychomys torridus chromosome 17, mOncTor1.1, whole genome shotgun sequence genomic window carries:
- the Cers4 gene encoding ceramide synthase 4 isoform X1, producing MANFSMLWSLNEWLWQEKFWLPPNSTWAQLEDRDGLVFAHPHHMLAALPMALVLVALRITFERCVALPLSRWMGIRDQVRRQMKPNPVLEKYFLRMGQRPVETQMVLLAAQCGLTLRQTQRWFRRRRNQDRPCLSKKFCEASWRFVFYLCSFVGGISILYHEPWLWTLALCWENYPYQTLNVALYWWYLMELGFYISLLITLPFDIKRKDFKEQVVHHFVTVGLIAFSYSSNLLRIGSVVLLLHDCCDYILEACKMFNYTHSRRVCNALFIVFSLVFFYTRLIFFPTQVIYSTLFDSIKSSGPFFGYYYFNILLVMLQILHVYWFCLILRMVGSFLRKGQMGKDIRSDVEESDSSEDEAVPEGPQLKNGMARGSRPAIANGSRSRAAGRLANGHTQAT from the exons ATGGCAAACTTCAG CATGTTGTGGAGCTTGAATGAGTGGCTGTGGCAGGAGAAGTTCTGGTTACCACCCAACAGCACATGGGCACAGCTGGAGGACCGGGATGGCCTGGTGTTCGCCCACCCTCACCACATGCTGGCTGCCCTGCCAATGGCTCTGGTCCTGGTGGCTCTGCGCATCACCTTTGAGAG ATGTGTGGCCTTGCCACTGAGCCGGTGGATGGGTATACGGGATCAAGTCAGGAGGCAGATGAAGCCCAACCCAGTGCTGGAGAAATACTTCCTCAGGATGGGGCAGAGACCCGTGGAG ACCCAGATGGTCCTCCTGGCTGCCCAGTGCGGTCTCACACTGCGGCAGACTCAACGCTGGTTCAGGAGACGTCGGAACCAGGATCGGCCTTGCCTGTCCAAGAAATTCTGTGAAGCCAG cTGGAGGTTTGTCTTCTATCTGTGTTCCTTCGTGGGTGGCATCTCTATCCTCTACCAT GAGCCATGGTTGTGGACACTGGCATTGTGCTGGGAAAATTATCCATACCAG ACCCTGAATGTGGCCCTGTACTGGTGGTACCTCATGGAGCTGGGCTTCTACATTTCACTGCTAATCACTTTGCCCTTTGACATCAAACGCAAG GACTTCAAGGAGCAGGTGGTGCATCACTTTGTGACCGTGGGGCTGATAGCCTTCTCCTACAGCTCCAACTTGTTGCGCATTGGCTCTGTGGTACTGCTGCTGCATGATTGCTGTGACTACATCCTGGAG GCTTGTAAGATGTTCAACTATACCCACTCTCGACGAGTGTGCAACGCTCTCTTCATCGTCTTCTCCTTAGTCTTCTTCTACACTCGCCTCATATTCTTCCCCACTCA GGTCATCTACTCCACTCTGTTTGACTCCATCAAGAGCTCGGGCCCCTTCTTTGGGTACTATTACTTTAACATTCTCCTGGTGATGCTGCAGATTCTTCACGTGTACTGGTTCTGCCTCATCCTGCGCATGGTCGGCAGTTTCCTGAGGAAGGGTCAG ATGGGAAAGGACATCCGTAGTGATGTGGAAGAATCAGACTCCAGCGAAGACGAGGCAGTTCCTGAAGGTCCCCAGCTGAAGAACGGGATGGCTCGAGGGTCTAGACCAGCCATTGCCAATGGCTCTCGGAGCCGGGCAGCTGGGCGCCTGGCCAATGGGCATACCCAGGCCACATAG
- the Cers4 gene encoding ceramide synthase 4 isoform X2, translating into MLWSLNEWLWQEKFWLPPNSTWAQLEDRDGLVFAHPHHMLAALPMALVLVALRITFERCVALPLSRWMGIRDQVRRQMKPNPVLEKYFLRMGQRPVETQMVLLAAQCGLTLRQTQRWFRRRRNQDRPCLSKKFCEASWRFVFYLCSFVGGISILYHEPWLWTLALCWENYPYQTLNVALYWWYLMELGFYISLLITLPFDIKRKDFKEQVVHHFVTVGLIAFSYSSNLLRIGSVVLLLHDCCDYILEACKMFNYTHSRRVCNALFIVFSLVFFYTRLIFFPTQVIYSTLFDSIKSSGPFFGYYYFNILLVMLQILHVYWFCLILRMVGSFLRKGQMGKDIRSDVEESDSSEDEAVPEGPQLKNGMARGSRPAIANGSRSRAAGRLANGHTQAT; encoded by the exons ATGTTGTGGAGCTTGAATGAGTGGCTGTGGCAGGAGAAGTTCTGGTTACCACCCAACAGCACATGGGCACAGCTGGAGGACCGGGATGGCCTGGTGTTCGCCCACCCTCACCACATGCTGGCTGCCCTGCCAATGGCTCTGGTCCTGGTGGCTCTGCGCATCACCTTTGAGAG ATGTGTGGCCTTGCCACTGAGCCGGTGGATGGGTATACGGGATCAAGTCAGGAGGCAGATGAAGCCCAACCCAGTGCTGGAGAAATACTTCCTCAGGATGGGGCAGAGACCCGTGGAG ACCCAGATGGTCCTCCTGGCTGCCCAGTGCGGTCTCACACTGCGGCAGACTCAACGCTGGTTCAGGAGACGTCGGAACCAGGATCGGCCTTGCCTGTCCAAGAAATTCTGTGAAGCCAG cTGGAGGTTTGTCTTCTATCTGTGTTCCTTCGTGGGTGGCATCTCTATCCTCTACCAT GAGCCATGGTTGTGGACACTGGCATTGTGCTGGGAAAATTATCCATACCAG ACCCTGAATGTGGCCCTGTACTGGTGGTACCTCATGGAGCTGGGCTTCTACATTTCACTGCTAATCACTTTGCCCTTTGACATCAAACGCAAG GACTTCAAGGAGCAGGTGGTGCATCACTTTGTGACCGTGGGGCTGATAGCCTTCTCCTACAGCTCCAACTTGTTGCGCATTGGCTCTGTGGTACTGCTGCTGCATGATTGCTGTGACTACATCCTGGAG GCTTGTAAGATGTTCAACTATACCCACTCTCGACGAGTGTGCAACGCTCTCTTCATCGTCTTCTCCTTAGTCTTCTTCTACACTCGCCTCATATTCTTCCCCACTCA GGTCATCTACTCCACTCTGTTTGACTCCATCAAGAGCTCGGGCCCCTTCTTTGGGTACTATTACTTTAACATTCTCCTGGTGATGCTGCAGATTCTTCACGTGTACTGGTTCTGCCTCATCCTGCGCATGGTCGGCAGTTTCCTGAGGAAGGGTCAG ATGGGAAAGGACATCCGTAGTGATGTGGAAGAATCAGACTCCAGCGAAGACGAGGCAGTTCCTGAAGGTCCCCAGCTGAAGAACGGGATGGCTCGAGGGTCTAGACCAGCCATTGCCAATGGCTCTCGGAGCCGGGCAGCTGGGCGCCTGGCCAATGGGCATACCCAGGCCACATAG